One Echeneis naucrates chromosome 16, fEcheNa1.1, whole genome shotgun sequence DNA window includes the following coding sequences:
- the LOC115056133 gene encoding cytochrome P450 2U1-like, whose translation MKAVPLSIFHATTKDTELMGYNIPKVNGPQMCLRESLAHMELFFALVTLLRRFTFIWPEDAGEPDFTPIYGATLTPKPYCMKIQRRKSQEEVSRLSTESERSGPNGCKDG comes from the exons ATGAAGGCTGTCCCACTGAGCATCTTCCACGCAACAACTAAAGACACAGAGCTCATGGGATATAATATTCCCAAGGTAAATG GCCCTCAGATGTGTCTCAGAGAGAGCCTGGCTCATATGGAGCTCTTTTTTGCCTTGGTGACTCTGCTGAGGAGGTTTACGTTTATCTGGCCTGAGGATGCAGGAGAGCCAGACTTCACTCCAATCTATGGGGCCACTCTAACCCCCAAACCGTATTGCATGAAAATCCAACGAAGGAAATCGCAGGAAGAGGTCAGCAGACTTTCTACTGAGTCAGAGCGAAGTGGCCCAAATGGATGCAAAGATGGCTGA
- the hsf4 gene encoding heat shock factor protein 4 → MQESPGAMGVDGSYASNVPAFLTKLWTLVEDPDTNHLICWSATGTSFHVFDQGRFAKEVLPKYFKHNNMASFVRQLNMYGFRKVVNIEQSGLVKPERDDTEFQHLYFLQGHEHMLEHIKRKVSIVKSEETKVRQEDLSKLLYEVQLLRTQQDNMECQMQDMKQQNEMLWREVVSLRQNHTQQQKVMNKLIQFLFSQMQSNTPSTVGLKRKLPLMLDDGSPSTPASKFSHSHPMEPMHESFYIQSPSSDTASCSTTGLTGGPIISDVTDITQASMALQMQPDETRDKCMMLIKEEPVSPGVRGGGKGGSVGGGEAVALTSPCEVCSSEPPVLPVAMVQSVLEGRSSAASMVERRTKRPTLDRVEVSDTVENVEMSLEELQQLLLRSHQQSTVETGTSSVMDPFSLSLPLTEWNFTEMESNLKSYMFQNQEAEAFPAAGCEEQ, encoded by the exons ATGCAGGAGTCTCCAGGTGCCATGGGGGTAGACGGCAGCTACGCCAGCAATGTCCCGGCCTTCCTCACCAAGCTGTGGACCCTGGTGGAGGATCCAGACACCAACCACCTGATCTGCTGGAGCGCT ACTGGAACAAGTTTTCATGTGTTTGACCAGGGGCGCTTCGCCAAGGAAGTGCTGCCAAAGTACTTCAAACACAATAACATGGCAAGCTTCGTTCGACAGCTCAACATGT aCGGTTTCCGTAAGGTGGTGAACATCGAGCAGAGCGGTTTGGTGAAGCCTGAAAGAGACGACACAGAGTTTCAACATCTGTACTTCCTCCAGGGTCATGAACACATGCTGGAACACATCAAGAGAAAA GTATCCATAGTGAAGAGTGAGGAGACCAAAGTCCGTCAGGAGGACCTCAGTAAACTGCTGTATGAAGTCCAGCTCCTCCGAACACAGCAGGACAACATGGAGTGTCAGATGCAGGACATGAAACA gcAGAATGAAATGCTGTGGAGAGAGGTGGTCTCTCTGAGACAGaaccacacacagcagcagaaagtcaTGAACAAG CTGATTCAGTTTCTCTTCAGCCAGATGCAGTCCAACACACCCAGCACGGTCGGCCTAAAGAGAAAACT GCCCCTGATGTTGGATGATGGCTCTCCCAGCACTCCTGCCTCCAAGTTCAGCCATAGTCATCCGATGGAGCCCATGCATGAGTCCTTCTACATCCAGTCG CCATCCAGTGACACTGCCTCTTGCTCTACGACTGGTCTGACAGGGGGGCCAATCATATCAGACGTTACTGACATAACTCAGGCCAGCATGGCCCTCCAGATGCAGCCCGATGAGACCAG GGATAAGTGCATGATGCTTATCAAGGAAGAACCTGTGAGTCCAGGagtgagagggggaggaaaaggaggcaGTGTGGGGGGAGGAGAGGCCGTAGCTTTGACCTCCCCCTGTGAGGTGTGCTCCTCCGAACCGCCAGTCCTGCCTGTCGCAATGGTCCAGTCCGTTCTGGAGGGGAGGAGCTCTGCTGCCTCCATGGTGGAGAGGAGGACCAAGAGacccaccctggacag agtggAGGTTTCCGACACAGTGGAGAATGTAGAAATGAgcctggaggagctgcagcagctgctgctcaggaGCCATCAGCAGAGTACTGTGGAAACTGGGACCAGTTCTGTTATGGAC CCCTTCAGTCTAAGCCTAC